The genomic stretch GGAAATCCGCGACGATCTGTTGAAGCGCGCGATGGATGCCGGCTTCCATACGCTCGTGGTGACGGCGGACGTGCCCATGGGAAGCCGCAGGGAACGGACCAGCCGCGCGGGCCTGGAAACGCCACCGCGGATCACGGCGGGATTCGTGTATGAAGCGCTGATTCACCCCACCTGGACGATCCAGACCTTGCTCGCCGGGCTGCCCAGGCTCAGAGCCATCGAAAAGTACGCTGATTCGAAGCAGATGGGCGAGGTGGCAAGTTACGTCGGCCAGGAACTGGGCGGCACCCTCGATTGGGACTATGTCCGGGAAGCCCGTGATCTATGGGATGGGCCGGTGGTCGTGAAGGGCATCCTTCATCCCGAAGACGCGGAGCGGGCCATAGAGGCCGGCGTGGACGGCATCCAGGTTTCGAACCACGGCGCCCGCCAGTTCGACGGCACGCTCGCCGCCATCGACGCGCTGCCGCCCATCGTCCGCAAGGTCAATGGACGGGCCCGCATCCTCTTCGACAGCGGTGTACGCACCGGGCTGGACATCATCCGGGCGCTCGCCCTGGGCGCTGATTTCGTGCTGCTGGGCAGGGCTTTCATGTACGGTGTAGGCGCCTTCGGCAAGACGGGCGGCGATCACGCCTTCGAGATCCTGAAGGCCGACCTCGAAGTCAACATGGTCAACCTGGGATGCGCCTCGGTGGACGAGATCCCCGCTCCGGTCCGCCCGGAGTCCGCGTAGCAATTCTGCCGCGCTTAGTCGGCCGGCCGCCTTCGCCATTCGGCATTCCGCGGGCCGCCTCCACAATCACCCCGCCGCTTCCGCCAGTGTCCCGCGCCCCGTTTTCCTTGAATAAACCAGGCTGCAGAACCCCAGGCCGACGGAGAAAGCGGTCCCTATCGCCGCCAGCAACAGCATGCCGCCCGATTCGAAGAGGAATCCCGTCACCAGGCTGGCCGAACTCGCCGACAGCGCGATGAACATCTCGTTGACGCCCTGCACGCGGCCCCGTTCCAGGGGCGCGAGCGCGTTTGAAAGCAGGGAAGAGCCGGCGATGAAGCAGAAGTTCCACCCCAGGCCGAGGAGGAAAAGGGCGATCGTCAGGGGGATGAACCGGGGCGAAACCGGGGTGATCACGCAGGAAACGACGAGGATGAGCACGCCCCACTTCACGATGGCGTGCTGCCCCCACCGGATGATCAGCCGGCCGGTGATGCCGGAAACGCCGAACATGCCGATGGCGTGCGCCATAATGACCCACGAGATCAGCCAGGTGCCATGATCGTGGTGGCTCATGTGCAGGGGCGTGATCACCATGAGCAGCGTCATGACGAACTGGCCGATCACCATGGCCGCGATCCCGTACCGGACGTGCACGTTGCGGAGGATCTCCCGTACGGGACGCGCGGTCGACGCATCGATTTCCGATTCGGCGGATGGTTTGATGCGCCGGGCGAGGTCGAGCGGGTCGGGGCGGACCAGGAAGAGGGTCAGCAGCACCGCCGCCAGGCTAAGGCCCACGCCGATGACGAAGGGCCCCGACATGGGAGGATAGCCGTACTGCGCGATCCAGATGCCCGCGGGCGCCA from Gemmatimonadota bacterium encodes the following:
- a CDS encoding alpha-hydroxy-acid oxidizing protein translates to MTEKRFNRRLQRYPAVSDLRRLTRKRLPHIAWEYLDCGTGDERAVARNLERMAEVTLAPVFMKGDLKPDLATTLFGRTYSVPFGMAPVGLTGLMWPRAEFILAASAAKYRFPYCLSTVATQAPETVGPIVGDMGWFQLYPPRRREIRDDLLKRAMDAGFHTLVVTADVPMGSRRERTSRAGLETPPRITAGFVYEALIHPTWTIQTLLAGLPRLRAIEKYADSKQMGEVASYVGQELGGTLDWDYVREARDLWDGPVVVKGILHPEDAERAIEAGVDGIQVSNHGARQFDGTLAAIDALPPIVRKVNGRARILFDSGVRTGLDIIRALALGADFVLLGRAFMYGVGAFGKTGGDHAFEILKADLEVNMVNLGCASVDEIPAPVRPESA
- a CDS encoding MFS transporter; the protein is MEPEQLQSVRSRITHTLFVTQALFGATQVAAFTVVPILAAQLSDSERMTGVPMTIAFLARSISAFPFGWIMDRLGRRAGLTAGYLSSLIAAAASFLSVAVHSFAGFCIASFFAGMARSSSEQARFIGAEIYPEDERARIIGRIVSAGTISAIGGAMMVAPAGIWIAQYGYPPMSGPFVIGVGLSLAAVLLTLFLVRPDPLDLARRIKPSAESEIDASTARPVREILRNVHVRYGIAAMVIGQFVMTLLMVITPLHMSHHDHGTWLISWVIMAHAIGMFGVSGITGRLIIRWGQHAIVKWGVLILVVSCVITPVSPRFIPLTIALFLLGLGWNFCFIAGSSLLSNALAPLERGRVQGVNEMFIALSASSASLVTGFLFESGGMLLLAAIGTAFSVGLGFCSLVYSRKTGRGTLAEAAG